The genomic stretch GCTCGAAATCGGGCAGTCCCGTACCCGGTCCCCACAAATTGGTAATGTAGCTGTATTCCATCCACGCGCCGAGATCAATACACCGTTTAATCTGATCGTGCGTCATTTTCCAGATACCGGAATTGGCATGAGTCACGACACACTTTCTCACACCCACCTCACGGGCTTTCCGAGCCAGCGTGATGCTCTCCTCGGACGAAGAGTGCCCCGTTGCGAAAATGATATTCGCTTCGGCACATATCTCCATGACTCGCACGACTTCAGACAGCACACGCCCGTTATCGTCCACAACGGGCACACCCTCTTTCCTGCCGTGATAGCGGATATTCTGGTAAACGGCATCCTGCGTCGGCATCCAGATACAACGACAAAGATTGCCGGTTGTGCCCACGGCTTTTTCCGCAGCGAATACATTTACCTTATCCCCGTGTACCCGGTTCATACACAGGCTTCCGAATACCTCGAACCCCTGTAACTCCTGACGGATCAGATAAGCCCGGTCATGACAACTGAAATCGTTGGACTTGAACAGCATGGATTTGTAGCCGGCATCACGTGCCGCGCGGGTAAACTCCAATTCATTTCCCAAACGGGCTTTGGAATCCGGAGCTGCGTGCAGATGGATGTCACTGACACCACGCAGCAGTTCATCGGCTTCGGGCGAATCCGAATTTTCAGCGGCAGAGAATATCGGTGTCTGCGCATGTGATGGCAATACACCGGAAAGCAGCACGGCTCCTCCCGCCATCACGGAGTTACGGATAAAGTCACGGCGTGACAGATCTTGTTTATTTTTCATCATTTCCTCCGTTATTCAGTTCGACAATACCTATTTCCTGCAACCACGCGATAACCCGTTCATAAGCCGTGTCATACGTTCCCCGACGAATCTGTATGCCCTCCAATACAGTCGATTGCGGGCAAAGGGAACGGACAAGCCGGTAGCTTGCCTCGGCAGAGCTGGTCCCGCTCGTGCAGAACGGAACGACAGTTCTTCCCGCGAGGTCATGTGTTGTGAGGAACGTGCGGATGGGAGGTGCGGCAGTTTCCACCCAGATAGGATAACCGATGAATATCACGTCATACGAAGAGAGGTTTTCGATATTCGTTGTCAAAGGCGGGCAATATCCGGATGCCACTTCTTCCCGGATTTGTGCCAGCAAAGTATCATAATCATCGGTATAAGTATCGGCCGTTTGAATTTCCACAAGGTCGCTCTTTACCGTGTCATGGATGTATCCGGCAATCGTCCGGGTATTACCCGTATGGGAGAAATAGACAATCAGCACTTTTTTGTCCCCGGAAGGTTCGACTGGCTCTTCCGTTTTTTCAACCGGAGGTGTTGTCGATTCTTCCGTTTGAGGTTCGCCCGCGGAACAGCCCGTAATGGCTAACATAAGCCATGCAAAGAGAAATAAAAGTTTCGTTTTCATATCTGTTATTTTTAAGTTATTCATTTGATGTAAAGGTAAAAGCAAAGCCCCGCAACGTCTTTGCTGCGAGGCTCAATTTGTTTTGTCAGGAAGTTCACTACCTTTTTTCTTGATTATTCAGTACCGGACTGAATGTGGCTTAATTCACTTAGCTGTTTCTTCACTCCATTGTTTACCAAAACTCGTCTGTTCCGTTTCCACGCACCCACGATGTCCGTGTACCTTACATTCATCCAATGCTGATTGTAACTGCCGGAACTCATCACCGGAAAGCGTGACGTTCCAAGCCCCCAGATTCTCCAGAATCCTTTCCTGGTTCTTGGAACCGGGAATAGGTACGACATTGGGATATTTATGGAGCATCCACGCAAGCGATATCTGGGCGTTGGTCGCATTTTTCTCCACGGCGAACCGATGCAGCAAATCGAGTATAGGCCGGTTGGCCTCGATATTCTCTTTCGACAGTTGGGGAACGAATTTCCGCACGTCATCGAAGCCGAACTGCTCCTGTGCCGTTACCTTACCCGAAAGGAACCCGCTTGCAATCGGCGAGAACGGTACGACTCCGATTCCTTTTTCAAGGCACACCGGGAAAATCTCCGTTTCGCAATCGCGTTCCACCATCGAATAGATGTTCTGGACGGCAGACAAAGGGGTAATCTCATGCGCAGCTCGTATCTGGTCGGCCGATACTTGCGACAATCCCCAACCACGTATCAGTCCTTCCTTAACAAGCCGTCCCATGACAATTGCCACATCCTCAAGCCGGACCGTCTCATTGATGCGATGCAGGTAATACAGGTCGATATAATCCGTACGAAGTCTGCTCATGGAATCTTCAAGATGCCGGCGCACCTCCCGGTAGAGACTCGTCTCGTCCGGTTGCGAGAGTTCGCCAATATGAAATTTGGTGGCGAGTACCACCTCCTTACGGAACGGCTCGATAGCCTTACCTACCAGTTCCTCGTTATGCCCGGCGTAGAATTGTTCCTTGCCATAGGCTTCCGCCGTATCGAAATGCGTGCAGCCATAGTCGTATGCCTTGCGGATGGCTTCTATGGCATACGCTTTGGGCGGCACTTGTCCGTAACCGTGGCTGAATCCCATACATCCCATTCCTATCGGAGATACTTCCAGCTGTCCTAATTTTCTATTATCCATATTGTTATGTTTTAGAGTAAGATTATTATTGAATTACTTTATTTCCTTATTTTTAGCCATTTCCCATAAGTCAGCATCCGCCAGCCCCATTCCAGAGGCCCGAAGCGGAAATAGGAGAGCCATAGGACACTGAATGCCATCTGGACAAGAAAGACGTAGAAAGCTATGGATTCTGTTCCTGTCAATCCAATGCCGACCCCCAGCCCGAAGCCGATACCGTAGAAGAGAACCATACCCCATACCGACTGTCCCACGTAATTGGTCAGTGCCATTCTCCCCGGAGCGGCAAGACAGCGCCACAAGCGCCACCCTCTACCATGCAGGTACAGGAGACAGATAGCGGAAACATATGCAAAACCTAAAGGATAGACACTTGCCGTGTAGATGGCGGTGTGTGCAGCCGTTCCGAAAGGATGCCCGTTTACCGCACTCCAGGCATAGAGAACGGACAAGGGAAGTCCCAGCAGAAAACCGTATGTCACCGTCTTTTTCAGTAGCATCCGATTTGCCTCAAGATTGGCGTATATTTGCTTGCGCCCAATGTAGCAGCCCAATAAGAACAATCCCAATACCTTAAAATAGCGGTTGCCGTCGATGAACTCCTGCAAGCGTACCCATGCACCCTGTATCAGAAATTGAAAGACCTCTCCGTAGCTTTCCGCATTACGCAGCCAGATTCCGAAGTTATATTCCGTTATACCATATAAATTACAATAGTGCTGTTGCATTCGTACTGCGGGAGCCGACAGGGACACTCCGAATGTACCGGCCAGCCAATCAATCGGAATAGGAAGTAGCAATAGGACTGCGGAAGTACCCAGCAACACTCTGTCCGAAACATGCCGGAAAAGAGGGAGCAACATGCCCAATAAGGCATACAACAGCAAGATGTCCCCGCTCCAGATAAACATCAGGTGCAGAAAACCGATGGTGGCCAGAACAATCATCCGCCGATAAAAGATACGGAATCCGTCCGTTCCCTTTTTAGCCGCGTTGCTGATTATGATTGAGAATCCGATACCGAACAGCAGCGAGAATATGGTGTAGAACTTACCGTCTACAAAAAGGTATTGAAGGAAGCGGACTACCTGATCTATTTCTGCCGTAGGCATGGCCTCTGTTATTCTCGGTTTTTGAAAGGTATAAAGCGAAAATTCCGGAAAGTTGGCAAGGCAGATTCCCAGCAATGCAAATCCTCTCAAAGCATCGAGGATGACATGGCGTTCCGAGGTCTTCACGGGTACCATGTCTTTTATATCCATTTCCTTATTCATTGATTCTTTCTTTTTTGTTAACCAACATGACGCTTCCCAGTATGATTACAAGCCCGAGCAACTGTATGCCTGTAATCTGTTCCCCGCCCAGCCCGCCACCGATAACGACAGCCACTACAGGATTCACGTAGGCATGGGTGGCCACATCCGTTGCCGGGCGGATCTTCAGCAGCCATACGTAAGCGGAATAAGCCATCAGCGAGCCGAACAGTATCAGATAGGCCAATGACAACCAGGCGTATAGAGGGACCGTACTGAATTCCATAGGAGAGAACTCCCCGTTCCCCAATGTACATATCCAGAACATCATGCCGGCAAAAAGCATTTGCCAGGCGGAACCTGCAAACGCGTTTGCAGGTTCTGTGTCTGATGAACGGTATTTTGTATAAAGTGTTCCCAATGCCCAGGAAATACAACCGACTACAAGTAGTAAAATACCATATTCACTATGATCGTGTACGGTTACCGTCATTTCCAGTTGCTCGGCATACAATAACCCTACTCCTGCAAATCCCATCAAAATACCGGCAAGGATACATTTGCTCCGAAAGGTATATTTCCACATCGGAGCATCGAGTGCCATAATCCAGATAGCGGTAAAGGAGGCCACCACAGCCACCAGGCTGCTGCTGACATATCGCTGGGCCAGCATCACTACCGCCATATCGATGAACAGCAGGATGATTCCGCTCACAGCCGACCTGCCTACAAGCCTTGGGGTAAAGGCCCGTTCTCCACGACATGCACATATCACAAGCAGTATCAATCCTGCCGTAGAGAAGCGCAATGCACTGAGAAGGAAAGTCGGAAAGCCGTGTAAAGCCACCCCGATAAAGTAGTAAGTGGACCCCCAAACTACATAAATCAGGAAATAAGCGAATAGGATGGCAAGTTTTTTCGGCATTATTTTTATATTTTATTTCAACGCATTCTTGAAGAACCCGTCTATCTTGTCGAACGGTATCACATCAATCTTGTCGTATAAATCGACATGGTTGGCTCCGGGAATAATCAACAGTTCCTTGTTACTCCCCGTCAGCCGCTTGTAGGCATCCTCACTGAAATAGCGGGAATGAGTTTTTTCTCCATGAATCATCAACACAGCACTGCGGATTTCGCTAATATAGGTGAGCAGCGGCATATTGATGAATGACAATACGCTGGTTTTCGTGATTCCCTCGTTGGAGTTCGGGGAACGGCGATGATAGCCTCGTTCCGTCTTGTAGTAGTCGTGATACTCCTTGACGAATTGCGGAGTATCATCCGTCACGGGGTCGAGTACGCCACCGTCGCGTGCATAGCTGTCATCACGATAATCCTCGGTACGCTGTGCGTTGAGTTGCTCGCGCAACTTATAGCGGTCATCGGCACTCATGGCGTCGAAATACCCGTTGGCATTTACCCGGCTCATATCATACATAGTAGATGTTACCGTCGCTTTGATACGAGGGTCATTGGCCGCAGCATTAAGTGCAAACCCGCCCCAACCGCAAATACCTAAGATTCCGATACGTTCCGGATTGACGTCCGCACGGGATGTCAAATAATCGACTGCCGCACTGAAATCTTCCGTGCTGATTTCGGGTGAGGTGAGGTAACGGGGCGTACCGCCGCTTTCACCATAATAGGAGGGGTCAAAAGCGATGGTCAGAAAACCTCGTTCGGCAAGCGTCTGGGCATAACGGCCCGACACCTGTTCTTTCACCGCACCGTAAGGGCCACTGACTGCAATGGCTGCCAGATGTCCTTGCGTATTTTTCGGCTTGTAAAGGTCTGCGACAAGCGTGATGCCGTAACGGTTGTGAAACGTGATTTTCTTATGTTCCACCTTATCACTCTGCGGAAAGGTCTTATCCCATTCCTGTGTCAATTCCAATGGTTCCATACCGGTTGAATTTATATATTTTGTTGTTGTCGTTTCTTGTGCCATGACATTCGCAAAGGTCAGGAACGTCAATATGGCGATTGTTTGTAACTTCATAGCCGTATTATTTTACTTTATAGCGGAGCCAGACAATATCTGCTTCCCATTGTTCCACACTCTCTAATTTCAGCTTGTACGGGTTACATTCCACACGGGAGATTCCATCGAAAACCGCCGTCTGTCCCTTACGCCCGTCAATACCCGGAGCTACCATAATACTTACTTCGTCAATCAGTCCGGCCTCCAAGAAACCGCCGCAGATATGTCCGCCCCCGACAATCGCCAAGCATTCAACGCCGAAATGTTCACAAAGCAGCTCCATAGCTTGCGGCAAGTCAATGCGTTCCGCACCGGTGGCAATCCACGAAATACCCGATGTGCGCAGCGTTTCCAGATATTTCTCGGACACCTGTTCACTGACAATACAAAGTAGAGGATGCCCGTCAGCTTCACCCTCCTGCCAACGCAGTTTCCCATAGGTATCGACAATGATCGTATATTCGTCCGATTTATTGGCGACATATACGGATTTATGACCTATCGGAGTTCCCTCCATCGGGGTACTTTCTTCTTTGACGGCGGAACATTCGAGTGCGGTAGTTATCCGTCCTGACAGTTTCGAGCAAGGCCCCAGTTTTTCCAAGGCTATGTAATACTCATCCGTACTCAGTTGCCCGACCATCGGGCAGTCGATGCGGCCATCGACCGAAGTCATCATGTGACTGATTATATATGGTCTCATATTCTTGGTTTTTATTTATAATGCAAAAGTAAGGCAGCTTCTTCGCTCTGCCGGTAGACAAATTACGGATTATACTACCATTTACTGATTCCTTATCGGCCTACTTGACGTTGCTGTTCGGCATTGTACCGGTCTCCCACAACGGGAATAGCAGCCACGGTATCCTCCAGTTCTTTCCAATCCCCGGAGCTGATGTTGAAGTCGAGTGTGCGCAGGTTTTCCTCCAGATGAGACAGTTTTGTCGTTCCCGGAATCGGTACGATCCACGGTGCTTTCTGAAGCAACCAGCCAAGAGCCACCTGTGCCGAGGTCATGCCCCGTGTGCGCCCGAAAGCTTGCAGCGCATTTACAATGTGGGTATTCGCACGCATCGCTTCCGGCTGGAAACGCGGCAGGGTCTGACGGTTGTCGTTGTTTACATCGAAGACCGTGTATTCGTTGATGCAGCCTCCCAAAAATCCACGGTTGATTGGGCTGTATGGTACAAAGCCGATACCCAACTCCCGGCATACATCGAGAACACCGTTCTCTTCCACCAGGCGGTGCATCAGATGGTACTCGCTTTGGATAGCCGTCAGCGGACAAATGGCGTGGGCCTTACGGATTGTTTCGGCACTGACCTCGCACATACCCCAGCGTTGCACTTTACCTTCCTTGATCAAGTCGGCAATGGTAGCCGCTACCTCCTCGGCCGGAGTATTCGGGTCGGCACGGTGCTGGTAGAACATCGGCAGTGAATCGAGTCTCAATCGGCGAAGTGACTCCTCGCAATAGCGGCGGATGGTTGCCGGACGGCTGTCCTGACGACCAGTTCCTTTGCCGTCGATGACTTCGTGCCCGAATTTGGTCGTTACGTTAATCCGTCCCTTGAACTCGGACAGCGCTTCTCCTGCCAGGTTCTCATTGGTCAACGGCCCGTAAATGATAGCCGTGTCGAAGAGCGTCACTCCACGCTCTACCGCTTCATGCAACAATCGGATACACTCTTTCTTATCCGGGTGTTGGCTGCGGTTGTAAGTCATGCCCATTACACCGAAGCCGAGTGCCGACACCTCGAATGCCGCCTTGCCCGTACCCAATACACGATGTCCCTTGATACGGGCTGCATCGATATCCACCACATCGGATGTTTCCGCTTGTTTCGCTTCTGAAGCGAATACTTTGCCCAATCCCGAAGGCATGGCCATTGCGGCTCCTGCCAATGCAGCCGTTTTGAGAAATCCACGACGGCTGATATCCATTTTATTGTTTTCTTCCATGATTTTATGTTTTATGCATTATAACTTAATGAATGGAAAATGCCCCGTCCACTAAAAGGGCGTGCCCGTCCACGAAACTTGCCTGCGGTGAGCAAAGCCACAATACGGCGTTGGCTATCTCTTCCGGTTTACCGAGACGTCCGGCAGGAATATCTCGGACCAGTTCCTTTTCCAGATCGGGGTTACGCCGTATCAGTTCTTCGGCCATAGGTGTTCGGATCACACCCGGACAGACGGCATTGATACGAATCCCCTTTGCCGAGTAATCAATGGCGGCTGTACGTGTAAGCCCGATTACCGCATGCTTGCAGGCGATATAGGCCGCTTGTCCGGGGAACCCCGTAACACCGCCTTGAGACGAGGTATTGACAATGGCACCACCGCCTTGTTTCAGCATCTGGATAATCTCGTAACGCATACAGTTCCATACACCTTTCAGATCGACGGCTACCGTGCGGTCGAACTCCTCGTCGGTAATCTCGGCCATCGGCCGTTGCGGGGTCTGTATCCCAGTATTGTTCAATGCAGCGTCCAGCCTGCCGTAAGTCGCAACGATCCAGTCAATCATCTCCTTTACAGCCCGTGTATCGGACACGTCGCAGCGATATGCCACGGCTTTATACCCTTCTGAAACCAACTTCTCGGCTTGTTCTTTCGGCTCATTGATGTCCACCAATACTACGGTTGCACCCGCTTTTGCAAATGCTTCTGCCGAGACCAGCCCGATACCTGCCGCTGCCCCCGTTACCATTGTTACTTTCTCATTCATTGTTTTCATGATTCTTTTGTTTTAATATTCTGCCAACAAAGGTAAAAAGAGAGCCCCGCAACGACTTTGCTGCGAGGCTCAAAAGATTTTGTTATGAAGTTCACTTTGTTAAAATGACTTTTTCCGAAAAATCCATAATCTATATTCTCCTGATTAACTTGGCTGGATTTCCTACAACGATCGTATTCGATTCGACAATTCTCTCCGAAATGCGGAAAAACCTTGTGTAATAATTCACGATATTCTTCCGTATCCGGCATCGTATGATTCAGCCGGAAGATATTTTGCCGCAGCTCTTTTACCACGCCTAGTTCTTCTTCCGTCTGGTGCAGGCAGTCGATTCGCAACTCTTCCATTGGCTTATTCGATTGCTTGTTTGACCCAATC from Phocaeicola dorei encodes the following:
- a CDS encoding aldo/keto reductase: MEENNKMDISRRGFLKTAALAGAAMAMPSGLGKVFASEAKQAETSDVVDIDAARIKGHRVLGTGKAAFEVSALGFGVMGMTYNRSQHPDKKECIRLLHEAVERGVTLFDTAIIYGPLTNENLAGEALSEFKGRINVTTKFGHEVIDGKGTGRQDSRPATIRRYCEESLRRLRLDSLPMFYQHRADPNTPAEEVAATIADLIKEGKVQRWGMCEVSAETIRKAHAICPLTAIQSEYHLMHRLVEENGVLDVCRELGIGFVPYSPINRGFLGGCINEYTVFDVNNDNRQTLPRFQPEAMRANTHIVNALQAFGRTRGMTSAQVALGWLLQKAPWIVPIPGTTKLSHLEENLRTLDFNISSGDWKELEDTVAAIPVVGDRYNAEQQRQVGR
- a CDS encoding SDR family NAD(P)-dependent oxidoreductase; protein product: MKTMNEKVTMVTGAAAGIGLVSAEAFAKAGATVVLVDINEPKEQAEKLVSEGYKAVAYRCDVSDTRAVKEMIDWIVATYGRLDAALNNTGIQTPQRPMAEITDEEFDRTVAVDLKGVWNCMRYEIIQMLKQGGGAIVNTSSQGGVTGFPGQAAYIACKHAVIGLTRTAAIDYSAKGIRINAVCPGVIRTPMAEELIRRNPDLEKELVRDIPAGRLGKPEEIANAVLWLCSPQASFVDGHALLVDGAFSIH
- a CDS encoding DUF418 domain-containing protein, with product MNKEMDIKDMVPVKTSERHVILDALRGFALLGICLANFPEFSLYTFQKPRITEAMPTAEIDQVVRFLQYLFVDGKFYTIFSLLFGIGFSIIISNAAKKGTDGFRIFYRRMIVLATIGFLHLMFIWSGDILLLYALLGMLLPLFRHVSDRVLLGTSAVLLLLPIPIDWLAGTFGVSLSAPAVRMQQHYCNLYGITEYNFGIWLRNAESYGEVFQFLIQGAWVRLQEFIDGNRYFKVLGLFLLGCYIGRKQIYANLEANRMLLKKTVTYGFLLGLPLSVLYAWSAVNGHPFGTAAHTAIYTASVYPLGFAYVSAICLLYLHGRGWRLWRCLAAPGRMALTNYVGQSVWGMVLFYGIGFGLGVGIGLTGTESIAFYVFLVQMAFSVLWLSYFRFGPLEWGWRMLTYGKWLKIRK
- a CDS encoding flavodoxin, whose protein sequence is MKTKLLFLFAWLMLAITGCSAGEPQTEESTTPPVEKTEEPVEPSGDKKVLIVYFSHTGNTRTIAGYIHDTVKSDLVEIQTADTYTDDYDTLLAQIREEVASGYCPPLTTNIENLSSYDVIFIGYPIWVETAAPPIRTFLTTHDLAGRTVVPFCTSGTSSAEASYRLVRSLCPQSTVLEGIQIRRGTYDTAYERVIAWLQEIGIVELNNGGNDEK
- a CDS encoding dihydrofolate reductase family protein — protein: MRPYIISHMMTSVDGRIDCPMVGQLSTDEYYIALEKLGPCSKLSGRITTALECSAVKEESTPMEGTPIGHKSVYVANKSDEYTIIVDTYGKLRWQEGEADGHPLLCIVSEQVSEKYLETLRTSGISWIATGAERIDLPQAMELLCEHFGVECLAIVGGGHICGGFLEAGLIDEVSIMVAPGIDGRKGQTAVFDGISRVECNPYKLKLESVEQWEADIVWLRYKVK
- a CDS encoding EamA family transporter produces the protein MPKKLAILFAYFLIYVVWGSTYYFIGVALHGFPTFLLSALRFSTAGLILLVICACRGERAFTPRLVGRSAVSGIILLFIDMAVVMLAQRYVSSSLVAVVASFTAIWIMALDAPMWKYTFRSKCILAGILMGFAGVGLLYAEQLEMTVTVHDHSEYGILLLVVGCISWALGTLYTKYRSSDTEPANAFAGSAWQMLFAGMMFWICTLGNGEFSPMEFSTVPLYAWLSLAYLILFGSLMAYSAYVWLLKIRPATDVATHAYVNPVVAVVIGGGLGGEQITGIQLLGLVIILGSVMLVNKKERINE
- a CDS encoding DUF6282 family protein, whose product is MMKNKQDLSRRDFIRNSVMAGGAVLLSGVLPSHAQTPIFSAAENSDSPEADELLRGVSDIHLHAAPDSKARLGNELEFTRAARDAGYKSMLFKSNDFSCHDRAYLIRQELQGFEVFGSLCMNRVHGDKVNVFAAEKAVGTTGNLCRCIWMPTQDAVYQNIRYHGRKEGVPVVDDNGRVLSEVVRVMEICAEANIIFATGHSSSEESITLARKAREVGVRKCVVTHANSGIWKMTHDQIKRCIDLGAWMEYSYITNLWGPGTGLPDFERMSDKEFADFARIAPQRSIITTDLGQVGMPHPVDGMRRCILALLENGLAQK
- a CDS encoding aldo/keto reductase gives rise to the protein MDNRKLGQLEVSPIGMGCMGFSHGYGQVPPKAYAIEAIRKAYDYGCTHFDTAEAYGKEQFYAGHNEELVGKAIEPFRKEVVLATKFHIGELSQPDETSLYREVRRHLEDSMSRLRTDYIDLYYLHRINETVRLEDVAIVMGRLVKEGLIRGWGLSQVSADQIRAAHEITPLSAVQNIYSMVERDCETEIFPVCLEKGIGVVPFSPIASGFLSGKVTAQEQFGFDDVRKFVPQLSKENIEANRPILDLLHRFAVEKNATNAQISLAWMLHKYPNVVPIPGSKNQERILENLGAWNVTLSGDEFRQLQSALDECKVHGHRGCVETEQTSFGKQWSEETAK
- a CDS encoding alpha/beta hydrolase, which encodes MKLQTIAILTFLTFANVMAQETTTTKYINSTGMEPLELTQEWDKTFPQSDKVEHKKITFHNRYGITLVADLYKPKNTQGHLAAIAVSGPYGAVKEQVSGRYAQTLAERGFLTIAFDPSYYGESGGTPRYLTSPEISTEDFSAAVDYLTSRADVNPERIGILGICGWGGFALNAAANDPRIKATVTSTMYDMSRVNANGYFDAMSADDRYKLREQLNAQRTEDYRDDSYARDGGVLDPVTDDTPQFVKEYHDYYKTERGYHRRSPNSNEGITKTSVLSFINMPLLTYISEIRSAVLMIHGEKTHSRYFSEDAYKRLTGSNKELLIIPGANHVDLYDKIDVIPFDKIDGFFKNALK